Below is a genomic region from Syngnathoides biaculeatus isolate LvHL_M chromosome 5, ASM1980259v1, whole genome shotgun sequence.
tacatatattttttatctttcTACTAATTGGCctatgccttgtttttttttatggggggggttgttgtttttttccatttgttgcaATACTGCggcgcggtggagcagctggtaaagcattcaCAGTTTCCGGATTCAatccccggacccgcctgtttggagtttgcatgttctccccgcgcctgcgtgggttttctctgggcactctggtttcctcccacatcccaaaaacatgcaccattaattggacactcgaaattgcccataggtgtgattgtgagtgcgactgtttgtctccatgtgccctgcgattgctggcaaccagttcagggtgttaccttgcctcctgcctgttgacagctgggataggctccagcactccccgcgacccttgtgagggtaagcagcaaagaaaatggatggatggatggatgttgtaatcGTTTTTTGTCACTTTAGGGCTCCGTATTGCAATGACAACACATTTCTAAACTGAACTGTAAAGTTTAGTGGGtgcgttgttatttttttcacatttaaaggtGTAGGATGGGCTTGCGGTCATGTGATTGATCCGGATGAAAAGCAAAATTGTTCATCTTAATAGCTTCTATACCTCATGTCGGGGTCCAAGCAAATCCGACGATTAGAATAGTTAGAAATGAAGAAACAAAGAACGCACAACGTAGataatgaaatgttttaattggGAATGGGGGGTAATTCAATGAAATGAAaggcagaaagaaagaaagaagaaagaaagaaagaaagaaagaaagaaagaaagaaagaaagaaagaaagaaaaaaaaagaaagaaagaaacctgAACAGATTTTCGGAGGGGATAAAAGTACAGAAGTAGGATTCGAGTGATTGAAGTAGAAGTGAGTGTGCAGCTTTCTCGACAGAAAAAGGCAAACGCAGCAGAAGGGACCTTTATGAAAGGAACACTTCGCACGTGATGCAATATTAGGAAACAAAACAGCAACGGAACATCTTGATTAATTTCCTGATCACGTTGGTGTCCGCGTGCAAAAACTCAGCGCAGGTCAAACCGAGATAAAGCGTCTCGGAAGCCGCAACGCGGGGAGGAAAAGGGAAGCGGAGCGAGTTACCATGACTCCCGTGAAGAGACACACCGACTTGCCGCAGCGAGTGTTGGGCGCCACGTCGCCGTAGCCCACCGTCAGGAAGGTGATGGCGATGAGCCACAGGGCCGTTTCCATGTGGTCCGTCGAGCCCGGGGTTTGCCTGCGGGGGAGGCCCAAATCAACGGGGTGGAACCACTTCTTCGTTTTCGATTcgacggtagcgcagcgctgaATTCATCTCTCTCCTTTGAATGCGTCATCTCAACAACACGTTTGAATCTATGGCAGGTatattccattttcattttggtaaagtcttggcctcacagttccgaggacccgggttcgatcctggctctaaattgcccctaggtgtgattgtgatggcgactgtttgtctatgtgtgccctgcgattggctggcaaccagttccgggtgtaccccgcctcctgcccattgacagctgggataggctccagcaccccctgcggccccctgtgaggataagcggccaataaaatggatggatggatttatgaactacttttggaaccAGACATCAAGGGTTATGGGTTTTTCAACGATtgatgatgtttggtaacacacaaatgcttgcaatagctcaacAGTATCATTTATAGagaattttgggacagatttgaactaaaaatcatggaagttgatacacatgatttgcctcagtgggccacataaaatcatgcggcggggcagatctggcccgcgggccttgagtttgacacctgtgccatacAGTATAAACATTCCTTTGAATCACTATCGTATGCGCAATGTATGAAGCTACAAAACTGAAACGGATTAAATGTGAACTAAATGACACAATAAATAGCATTATTTGTCATGTTCTTGATTTATGGAGTAAAAGACAAGCAAATACGCCTGAAATTTGCAGTCggcatttattttgtctttgccCAAAATTGACTTCATCTGTCATTCAAACGGTGTGTCATAAAAGCTCTGTGCCTGATTTTTTTCACGTGCACACTTCTGTCTTTTATCGGTCCGACTGGTATCTTTGAACCAATCAGAAGCCATccacaatatgaaaaaaaaaaataataatctagaGTTATGTTTTGGCTGTGACATTGAAGTTGAAGTACTCGTGTGTACAGCAGGTCTTACAAGGTGCGGCCTGTCGGTCAAATTCTGTACAAAGTATCGATGTAAGCCGGCTCGCTCTGTTGAATCCAGTGAAAACAAGAATGTCGTTGAAAATGCCAGTGGATGTGTGAGCTcatcaaaaaataatgtaaatttgtaattataataaaacataTTGAGAATTAAGGTCTACTGTAACCAAGAGCAAATATCTTTGttatgagaatgagaaaagcatcatgaaaaaataaatgaaatgtcatTGACAATGTCTCTCcatccatgccgcttatcctcacgagggtcgcggggagtgctggagggttagggttaggaggcgggggtacaccccaaactggttgccagccaattgcagggcacatggagacaaacagctgcatttaCAATAACACCTATGCGCAATTGAGAgcgtctaattaatgttgcatgtttttgggatgtgagaggaaaccggagtacccggaggaaacccacgcaggcacggggacaacatgcaaacaggcgggtccgggatcgaacccaggacctcagaaccatgaactgatccaccgtgccgcctgacaGTATCTAATGTGCTTCTTATTCGAAAGATGAAGTCACAATAATCTTGCAGTTCTTCATTATTAGAGTATCATAGTAACAGAAGTCCCTGTTGAATACGTTTGAAATTGCTCTGAAAATGTTTAACTTCCGACAAAGTCTTAATCGTGGTCAAAGGGAAAAAATCTgatgaaaatagatattgataTTGATGAATAGGTATTATCATCAATGTTCTCATTGAAACAAGAGTAACTTTGCTGATGGTAATGTTGTAGTATTATTGCGTGATACATTTTTTCTGCCTATTCTTCCAGCTATCAAACAATCTAAACATAACGGACATAACAGAAGTGAGGCGTGCAGAGGTTGAAGTTTTGGCGCATGAGTCGTGAATTGAGTGAATATGTATTGATGATGATACAAGCTGTCGATGCGTTTCCTACCTCTCGCACAGGGTCAGCATCCAGGACGCCGTCAGccagaagaggaggatgaagaccAGCAAGGTGCGCGCCGGGTACTTGTTCATCAGCACCTTCAGCACGAAGCGGAAGGTGAAGTTGATGTTGTTGAGCGAGCCGATGCTCCTGTAGGAGGCGCTCAGCAGCACTTTGCTGTGCAGCAGGACGGCCCGGTGCACCAGGTACAAGCGCAGGAACATCAGCACCGACAGCAGCAGCTCCAGGTCCGCCAGCGCCGTGTTGCGGTGGTTGGAGTCGCACAGCGGAGGTGAGAAAGACGAGTTGCCGTGGAGGCCCACCTCCCAGTACGTGCCCACGGGATGGATGGCGCAGGCCAATAGCTCCAGCGTGATCACGAAGACCCTGTGGCTGGTCATGGCGATGCGCCAGTCCACCTGGTTCTGATCGATGATGAAGAGCTGaaatacgtatatacatatacggGACACTTAAACAGCTTTGCCACGTTTGGAAATTTGCCGCAGCCGGTGGGGCTGCAGgcacagaatggcagccacgcttCCTTTGGAACGCGCAACTGTAAAGCGTCACTGAGTCGCTTGATAAGGTGTACGCAGTATTGTTATACACGTCACGGGACCAAACCCGGAAAACAGGTAAGCGCACTTTCTTTATTTGCTGCAATGATGCTTGAAGCCATGTTCAATTGGGTTTTTTATTTGCGTGAATCGACTGTATATCATTTATTTACACAAATGTGATAAATCTAAACTAATCTCACAAACAAAGCATAAACATCGGATATTGCCATCTTTGGTATCTCTCGAAGGCATAATGTGCAAAATGAAAGCTGTCGTAAACATTTAACAGTGCCAGTTTTGCCATTTACCTGCTATCGCGCGCCGCCAGAAGAAAGTACTTTTTCTACAttgccataatttccggcctacaagccccaacttttttcacgcgttttcgaccctgcggttcatgcggtgatgcggctaatttgtgcaattttttcctcagggccgccagggggcactcgagcagaaaaggtaagaatgagaccggtggaatatatgtgccgaggaagtgacttttactggccctgttagcgctgcgctagcgttagcactgtgcgaCAGTGTGACTGGcatgtttcagtgatatttacggataagttttattttaaatggccctgttagcgttagagcggcactagtgttagcgctagctttagtacggcgctagcgttagcactcgcattagcaccgtgctagcgttaaactcttgctgtgtaccatttttctttgtaaatatctcgtgtttcaatgtgagcacttgcggctttttcaTTGCTGACAAtaaatggtggggggggggagagtctACCGGCAGTGAACACTGCAAGTGTGTTAGCTCCTCCTTATCTCTTCAGAGCATAACCCGGACCCCTCCTTGTATCGCACTcaccacatttaaaaacactttaGGTAAAAGCACCACTGGAGTGGAGTCACTCAGGGGGGGGGTTGCATCCATTTGTTACCCGGGCCTCGAACGGTGGACTCACCCAACCGAATTCCACCTCCCACAATCACGTCTCAATTATACAAACTACCGGTACGATGCAAAAACGTCCCCCTCGTACGTTATCTGGAGAAGTTCGGGGATCgatatttgtgtaaaaacatGACACAAGATGCTGATTATGAAATGTAACAATGTCAGCACCGCTTTTGCTCGCATGTACTGTAAAGTATATTTTGCGTACATTGCTAAAATAGTTTAGGTCACATCAGCGAGCGCTGTCGTTTCTGAAGGCCTTGGGCAGGCGGATTTGACTGATATGGAAGCAGATAGAGGCTGAAATGtgattggagggaaaaaaaatgaaaaacatatccCGCACACTTCTGCAAGCATTGCAGCTAAGATTAATTCTAAAGAAACGAAGAATGTAGACTGAGAGGGGTAACATACAATTTCCGGACGCAAATGACGGAATTTGTCTTGCAAATGCAGCCGAGCGCTTCTGATCGGGTTCCGGCTCCGCAGAGAAGCCCCCTcgcccccacccaacccccacccctgcGGCGTGCGCGTGTCTATAACGCGCAAAACTACAACATGTAATTGTGAGCGAGCCTTTATTGTGTTTCATTTCGGCCCAATCCCTTTCGTGTGCCCCGAGCTCGGAAACACGTCGCAGCTCCAAATGACGCTCACGTTTTCGACTGGGGGATTTCGATTCCAAAatgtgtgcgttttttttttttttttatatatatatttcaaccAAGCGAGACAAGCATGAGTAATTGGTGTTGAGACTGCCGCCGGCAGAGCGAGACCTCCAACGATTGCCCTCAAGGTCAAAGTAAATTGTTTTGGACATTTGGCGCAAAATACGGCGGGGCAGGCCACACCCTGACGAGGAGCTCGTCACGCACGCAGACCCAAAGCGGCGCCGTGAGGGAAACGCCGAAACGGGCTGGAAACGCCGGGAACTCACCCGGATGTCCTTGTAATGGAACGCGATGATGAAGACGAGCAGGCAGCCGGTGGAGAGGCTGATGGAACAGTTGACGATCAAGGCGATGTTCGTGCCCTGaaaacaagatggcgacaaaggAACGGAAGATTCGGTTATCTGCCAAGGTGAAGTCGTTAAATAGCTGCGTCCGGGACGCTGAGGTGAATACAgtggattgattcccgctcagtgatggtgtcgatatctccccagcgattgactggcgaccagtccagtgtgtagCGAGCTAGGATAgcctccggctttcccgcaacccgtgtgaggataagcggcttggataatgacatgacctgacaaatgatgttgcatgtttttgggatgtggtaggaaatcagagtgcccagagaaaacccacgcaggcacggggagaacatgcaaactccacacaggcggctccggaattgaacccagaacctcacaaCTGTTAGGCTAacacgctttccagctgatccaccgtgctgccatttattattattattttatttgagatCTGGGCAACACACACTCCACAGAAATGATTCTTTAAAATCGTGATAAATTCAACACTCAAGCAGTTCTCTCCGCTCTCAAACTCGGTGGGCGTGAGTGCGCCGAGACCACGCCGCAcccaactgtcaatcaaatgccAGCACTGCGGTCTGGAAAAACGGACGCGCTTTCATCTAGATCGAGGGTGTCAAAgtaatttttctcgcgggccacgttgcggttccggtttccctcagagggtcgctatgaatatttaatcatctcatcgtaTTGACATCATCAGTTTATGATCTactcagaaatcaagggtaatgtgtttttcaactcttCATGTTTGATAACACAACAATGctcgtaatatctcaactttatcatttatgatgcatgacaattttaaattcttGTACAGATTTctacaagaataattgaaattgactcTCTAGATTTggtttcgcgggccacataaaatcatgtggtgggccgggatgtggcccccggggccttgagtttgacacctgtgatctagattttttttttttcgctctaAAAGTCCCCAATgtcttaaaattattatttatttttgacttgCATGGCAGTTGTGAATTGAAAATTGTTAGCTAAAAAGTAGCAGTTGTTTTCATTATTCtatgattattataattattatttcgAAAACAAAAGGTGTGAGGTGCATCTGAGACGCAAATCAACGTTGCGTTACATTTCTGTTGCTGGGcactaaaatgaaaatcttgCTGTTATTGTTTTCCCCTAAGATTGATTTTTACTTGGGGAAAATTGTTCCATAACACAACCAAATCATAAATCTACCAGCATCCTTTGACGGATTGTGTTCAATCAATTGTGAGCTCGTGAtgataaatacaaaatgattaTGAATAATCGAGATGGGTTTGCTACATGTTCCCCTTATATAAATGATCATTTCGGGATTAATACACCCTGACGCAGAATATTTCATTCAGACAGACGTGAGGCCGTCGGCATTTGGCAGTTTTCGTTCACTTGTCGCTGATTCGCCAGTCGACACCGGCGCGCGTGACAAAATCGATAATTTGCAAGATGTTTTTCCGTGTGAAACcgtgacctctgaactgtgatgcTGTTGCGCTAACCAATCGTATACCGCACAGCTGCGAGTGACgactatcttcttcttttcctttcggcttgtcccgttaggggtcgccacagcgtgtcatcgtttgccatcttagcctatctcctgcatcttcctctccaaccgcaactgccctcatgttttccctcacaacatccatcagccttctctttggtcttcctctcgctcttttgcctggcagctccatcctcagcaccctcctgccgatgtactcactctctcgcctctggacatgtccaaaccatctaagtctgctccctctcaccttgtctccaaaacatccagctttggctgtccctctaatgagctcatttctaatcctatccaacctggtcactccgagcgagaacctcaacatcttcatttctgccacctccagttcagcttcctgttgtctcttcagtgccaccgtctctaatccgtacatcattaccactgttttgtaaactgcGAGTGACGACTATAATCCTATTAAAATCGGGTGCGTTATTCACACTTAATAGTCTACGATCTATTCAGAACTAATCCACAGTCTCGGGCAATCTTTGGTTTTAAGGACTCAAAGCGTCCGTCGCAAGGTCCATGGAAGTTTTGACGCACTCCCAATGTGATGTACAttcaaaaaaaagtaatgacaaACATTCAACACGCTGGAAAGTTGAGCGCGTAGGTGGTACGACGTGACGCCCCCGCTGGCATCCCACCGTGTTTTTCCTGCCGTTTTCTGCAATGGCGTCCGCCCCGCGTCTGTATTCCGTCAGGGTTCTAATTAGCagactccacaaaaaaaaaaaaggctgaacaTTTCCCCGCATTCCATAACAGAGAGTTCAACGGCATGTTTCCTGCCAGCTTtctaaaagtgtttttgtaatgttttcctGTTGGAAATAGTCATCTCGAGCCCGATGAGTTTAATTTTGGGTTAACCTTCGCACAGATTGTTTCTCACAGTCTTGGACGAGACATCGTCGGCAGgtcgcccccccacccccacccccgggcAATTGCGAGAGGAAAACTCAATGAAAATCCAATGCAAagggctttttgttttttttttcctcgtctgCTTTCTTagtaatgtaataaataaatagaagctAAGGCAAGTCACTCGCACCTGATTTTGGGACTGCGTGGCTTATTTAGCCGTACAGAAAACAACTCGTTCATTTTTGTATGTACAATAAGCAACTTTGTCTTACCTTCTCATTTGAAGTATCTCTTTTTATTCAGGTAGGTCATCTGTATGCTTCCACATTAGATAGCAAGCTAGAtacatagctagctagctagctagatacGTAGCTAGATACATAGCTAGCTAGATACATAGCTAGATACATAGCGAGCGAGCTAGATACATACAGtatctagatagatagatagatagatagatagatagatagatagatagatagatagatagatagatagatagatagatagatagatagatagatagatagatagatagatagatagatagatagatagatagatagtacaTGGGTGtaatacttgattttttttttcgtctgctTTGTTAGTAATGTAATAATTAAATATAGCCAAGGCAAGTCACTCGCACCTGATTTTGGGACTGCGTGGCTTATTTAACCGGACAGAAAATAACTCGTTCATTTTTGTATGTGCGCTAAGCAAATTTGTCTAACCTTCTTATTTAAGAAGTATCTCTTATTATTAAGGTAAAATCGTGTCGGTCATCTGTATGCTTCCACATTTGATAGCTAGCTAGATACGTAGCTAGATACATAGCTAGTGAGCTAGATACATAGCTAGCGAGCCAGATACATACAGtatctagatagatagatagatagatagatagatagatatagatagatagatagatagatagatagatagatagatagatagatagatagatagatagatagatagatagatagatagatctgtTTTTGAGGTAGTAACAAATGGACATAGGCGTAACACTTGATCGGTTGTCATTATAATTGATTGACGGTCTTGGAAGCTGGGCTACATTTCCATCGAAACGGGAGTGCAGAACATTCAAAAAGACATTCTCCATCTCGTTGACaaccatctgtccattttggatGGACAACATTCACTCCTaaggacaatggacctttccgacgtgtcaatcactcgtacaataatagccaatcagatagccgcattgtcttgacacgcccctctcgccacattgtcccacaagcaatgctggttgtcagtagcgtgcgcttggaaaagttaacgttacgaagaaaatggtcctcagatgcgctcggggaacgtgcaattctgatgaaagatatcctgctaggttacaagggcccgcttgattcatttttcaaagcctaaaacacagttgacgaaaagTCTAGGATGGATTAAGCCTCGCGGAAgagcacacgtacaactaaatgtgaacaatatcaacaaccacaaggctgtatgttcgaaggtaagtgaacactttgttagtgtatcactgacctgccgaatgaagtgtgtcatgttttatgccgaagaatcGGGTGAGTGATACgtaatgtctatttgcctatttatACCGCATACTCTtgagacagagcactgggttccattacgagccgggtcaaatgaatacacccactcacttctaaagactacaatgatattactcgtaatctttccaagtaaaaggtACTCACCCCGCTTTACATGcggagtacgattccactattttatcctgttcgatttcaatatgaagcttgagcggcgtcaaacttttttgcatcgatcgccaacgtttcgccgtaactctgacattgcgtcctgctccgtgtaataattccgtgtacatatccttgcgtgaaatagttgagacctctccgtagaactctcttggacaagtctgacgcatttggcaaacaaacacaccccaatattatctggaatacgcgatagagaatcgacctCAAACAGg
It encodes:
- the kcnn4 gene encoding intermediate conductance calcium-activated potassium channel protein 4 isoform X3, with protein sequence MRGNVQPFFFLWSLLIRTLTEYRRGADAIAENGRKNTGTNIALIVNCSISLSTGCLLVFIIAFHYKDIRLFIIDQNQVDWRIAMTSHRVFVITLELLACAIHPVGTYWEVGLHGNSSFSPPLCDSNHRNTALADLELLLSVLMFLRLYLVHRAVLLHSKVLLSASYRSIGSLNNINFTFRFVLKVLMNKYPARTLLVFILLFWLTASWMLTLCERQTPGSTDHMETALWLIAITFLTVGYGDVAPNTRCGKSVCLFTGVMGVACTAMLVAVVTKKLALNKGEKHVHFFMLDIQISKGIRHAAANVLRECWLLHRANLTKGTRGAHRRHQRCLLEAIRVFRHLRLKQRKLRDYVSEMVDLPKMQMIMCDLSANWNNSYRELEQRILSMEQKLEELSRCFQETSKLLSQVLRHRNQEIRATISTCFHRSKELHKLLRSHLQARSRAPFTKLDRGRFRRELSNRRRQTPRLALDSFFFYYNTPLFKGSIGLIFALFIFKLFFF